ATTACATTTAGTATTTCGTTTGTTGTTGTTATTTTAGCTGCGCGTCTTTCAAGTATGGGACGTGACTTAGAAGAAGCTGCAAATGATTTAGGAGCAACCCCCTGGCAAACGTTTCGTTATGTAACGTTCCCAGCAATTGCACCGGGAGTTATTTCAGCAGCATTATTAACATTCACATTATCAATTGATGATTTTGTAATTAGTTTCTTCGTATCAGGACCAGGATCAACAACATTGCCACTATACATTTACAGTATGGTTAAGCGCGGAGTATCACCAGAAATTAATGCTCTTTCTACAATTTTAATTGTTGCTATCGTAGGATTAATGGTTCTATCTGAAATCTTCCGGAACAAAGGTGCAGATGGTGAAGAAAACTCTGGAGGACACCTTCCTTTATAATACGAACGATATAGAAAGTACAAGGGGGTAATAA
This genomic interval from Bacillus thuringiensis contains the following:
- the potC gene encoding spermidine/putrescine ABC transporter permease PotC; the protein is MKKFLVSYSWLILLFLYFPMMVLMVYSFNDSRINAEWEGFTFHWYTDLFQKQDVIDAFVNSITIAVITTIVTTVLGVFFAIALHRYKYRFEGAINGLVYLPILIPDILMGLSLLILFSQLGMELGQTTIIIAHITFSISFVVVILAARLSSMGRDLEEAANDLGATPWQTFRYVTFPAIAPGVISAALLTFTLSIDDFVISFFVSGPGSTTLPLYIYSMVKRGVSPEINALSTILIVAIVGLMVLSEIFRNKGADGEENSGGHLPL